The Deltaproteobacteria bacterium genome segment TTTTTCGTGACGATGAAACAGGCGACTCTCAACCCGCAGATCTTTCTGATGATCTCATCTCTCCTTTCTGGAGGAAGCGTCGCCAGATAGGAGAGCTCCGTATTGCCGATAACCTGGACCCGGAAGGGCTGGACAAAACGGGTGTACCCTGCCACCGCCAACCCGAGTTTCTGGACCTGAGAAAGCCTGATCTTTTTTCTCAGCCCCTTGGCCCCTCCGACAAGCCGGAGCCTCAGGTCGTATTCACGGTCCTGATACAGATCTTCTCCGGAGACTCCGGGCATCAAAGAAGAACCTCCGCGGAAGGCACGTCAGTACTGGGCATCTTCTTCGGAAATGATCTGATAGAGTTGCTCTCTGGTCTCCGCCTCCATGAGCCGCTTCCTGAAGTTGGGGTCTTTGAGGAGCCTCGAGATCCTCGCCAACGCCTTCAGGTGGGTTCCTGCAGAGTTCTCCGGTGCCACCAGAAGAAAGAACAGATGGGTCGGCTTCTGGTCGATGGATTCGAAATCCACCCCCTGGCGGCTCCTGCCGAAGGAGGCGACCACCCCGTCGAGATCCCTGATCTTCCCATGGGGGATGGCAATACCGTCACCTATACCGGTACTCCCCAGTTTCTCCCGCTCCAGAAGGACCTCCACAACCTTCTTGAGATCGCGGAGTTTCCCCTGAGCAACAAGTACACCTGCCAGTTCTTCCAAGACCCCTCTTTTATCCTTTGACTGGAGATCAGGAATGAGCAAGTCTTTGTTCAAGATCTCAGAAATCTTCATGCCTTCTGCCTCCGAATCCCAGCACTCCGGCTATCGAACCTCAGACTCAATGAGCCCGTAATTCCCGTCCTTTCTCCGGTACACGACGTTCATCAACCCCGAATCAAGATCTGTAAAGACAAAGAAGTCGTCCTCCCCTGCATTGAGGCGAAGAATCGCTTCGTCAAGGGACATGGGTTTTGCCGAGTGTTCATCGCTTCTTATCACCCGTTTCTCTGCCCCGGCCGTAACACCTTCAGGGGACAAGATATTCATCCGGTACCGATGGCCCTGGGCATTGGAATTCGACCTTCTGGGCTTGGTCTTGCCTCGGCGCTTCAATATCTGTCTTTCCAGTTTTCCGACGAGCTTGTCGATGGCCGAATACATATCGTCGGTCTTCTCCGCTCCATTGATCGTGTAACCGTCACCCGTAATAGTGGCTTCGGCCATTGCCCTGAATTTCTCCATCGACAAGACGACCCGGGCCTCGACAGGCCGTTCCAGGTACTTCTTAAGCTTGAGAATCTTCTCCTTGGCATAACTCCTGACCGCATCATTGGCCTCGAAATGCCTGAAGGTCACAACTACCTGCATACCGCTCCTCCTCTAAAAGGTTTTAAACTACTTCCTTTTCCAACGGGTGTCAATGCATGATCCCGAGATATCCTTACTAAAACATTAGGGAAGTGGATAAATCAAGGTCTCAAGGGAGAAAGGAATCAGACAACTGGAGCTCCAGCGCCTCAGGTCGGAAGAATCTGAAAATCGAGCTCTTCGGCGTCGCTCAAAAGAGCCTCTTTCTCTCGTTTGAGGACAGGATCCTCAGTGACTCGCGATATTTGGCAACGGTCCTTCGCGCTATGTTGATGTTCATCCCCCGCAGCATATGGACAATCTTCTCGTCGCTGTACGGTTTTCTTGGATTCTCCTTGGCAATGATGTCTTTGATCAGGTTCTTCACACTCTCCGAAGCGAAATCCTCTCCTCGAAAGGAACTGATGCTGTTGTTGAAGAAGTATTTCAGCTCAAAAATGCCTTGAGGTGTATGGACGTATTTGTTGTTGGTGGCCCGGCTGATCGTCGACTCATGCATCTGTATGTCTTCGGCCACGTCTCTCAAAACCATCGGCCTCAGATAGTTCACGCCCTTGTCGAGAAATTCCCTCTGAAGAGAGACGATACTCTTCGTAACCCTATAGATGGTGCGCTGTCTCTGGTGAATGCTCTTCAGGAGCCACACCGCAGAGCGAAGCCTATCCTGAATGTATTTGCGGTCGCTTTCGGGTGTTCCGCTCCCTGCTTGGAGGATATTACGATAGGTGCTGTTGATTCTCAACCGGGGCATCTCTTCCTCGTTGAGAACCACCACGTACTCCCCCTCGATCTTGTAAACGAAAACGTCGGGAACTATGTTCTGGATCTCCTCACCGCTGTACTGACGGCCCGGCTTAGGCTCCAGTTCGGAGATGAGCCGGATCCCCTCCATAACCCGATTGAGGGACACCCCCAGCTTCTTTGCAATCTGCCCGTAGTTTCTACTCTTGAGACGGGGCATATGGTTCAACACGATCTCCCGGGCTATCGAGTCAGATTCTCCCAGGGCTTCAAGCTGAGCCAGGAGACATTCTCTGAGATCCCTGGCACCCACCCCGACGGGATCGAACATCCTGATCCGCTTCAAAACCTCCTCCACCTGCCCGGG includes the following:
- the rpoN gene encoding RNA polymerase factor sigma-54, producing the protein MALEIKQTVKLAQQLVITPQLQQAIKLLQLTRMELVDLIQEEMKENPLLEEAEPTEETDSSQYDGDSQEGSDQELLKETTLEVKGEGEGKDDFDWESYIENLNVSSYRGSADSEDRPSFENFVARKTNLTDHLMWQLRLSDLDERQQDIGRFIIGNLDENGYLNISDQEISEHLGCDPGQVEEVLKRIRMFDPVGVGARDLRECLLAQLEALGESDSIAREIVLNHMPRLKSRNYGQIAKKLGVSLNRVMEGIRLISELEPKPGRQYSGEEIQNIVPDVFVYKIEGEYVVVLNEEEMPRLRINSTYRNILQAGSGTPESDRKYIQDRLRSAVWLLKSIHQRQRTIYRVTKSIVSLQREFLDKGVNYLRPMVLRDVAEDIQMHESTISRATNNKYVHTPQGIFELKYFFNNSISSFRGEDFASESVKNLIKDIIAKENPRKPYSDEKIVHMLRGMNINIARRTVAKYRESLRILSSNERKRLF
- a CDS encoding PTS sugar transporter subunit IIA, coding for MKISEILNKDLLIPDLQSKDKRGVLEELAGVLVAQGKLRDLKKVVEVLLEREKLGSTGIGDGIAIPHGKIRDLDGVVASFGRSRQGVDFESIDQKPTHLFFLLVAPENSAGTHLKALARISRLLKDPNFRKRLMEAETREQLYQIISEEDAQY
- the raiA gene encoding ribosome-associated translation inhibitor RaiA, with translation MQVVVTFRHFEANDAVRSYAKEKILKLKKYLERPVEARVVLSMEKFRAMAEATITGDGYTINGAEKTDDMYSAIDKLVGKLERQILKRRGKTKPRRSNSNAQGHRYRMNILSPEGVTAGAEKRVIRSDEHSAKPMSLDEAILRLNAGEDDFFVFTDLDSGLMNVVYRRKDGNYGLIESEVR